In Aspergillus fumigatus Af293 chromosome 4, whole genome shotgun sequence, one genomic interval encodes:
- the erg12 gene encoding mevalonate kinase: MGNPRGRRTNGSIKTSKGTQRGTVSNLLSDQPLAARPKVSIVSNDDSQDSSDGGAFTTPSTTESTLKTTINGTDSTERNMSRKPSSPMAPAFMVSAPGKVIVYGEHAVVHGKAAMAAAISLRSYLLVTTLSKSQRTITMNFRDIGLDHTWNIDELPWDVFHHPSKKKFYYDLVTSLDPELVAAIQPHADAVSPDKPEDVRKIHRRSASAFLYLFLSLGSSQNPGAIYTLRSTIPIGAGLGSSASVCVCLSAALLLQIRTLAGPHPDQPPDEAEVQIERINRWAFVGEMCTHGNPSGVDNTVSAGGKAVVFRREDYSKPPTVTPLLNFPELPLLLVDTRQSRSTAVEVAKVGKLKDEYPVVTDSILEAIDQVTLAAQQKIQEISTNGISYRTLEDLGTLIRINHGFLVSLGVSHPRLERIRELVDYADIGWTKLTGAGGGGCAITLLRPDIKEEAVRELEEKLSAEGFVKYETTLGGDGIGVLWPAVLRNGTDEEGGEEIDQQKFENAVGTEGIERLVGVGVQEKREGWKFWKRSPRFS, encoded by the coding sequence ATGGGCAACCCCCGTGGACGCCGAACGAACGGCAGCATCAAGACCAGCAAGGGTACCCAACGTGGTACAGTGTCCAATTTATTGTCCGATCAGCCCCTCGCCGCACGACCGAAGGTCTCAATTGTCAGCAACGACGACAGCCAGGACAGTTCTGACGGCGGCGCATTCACGACTCCTTCCACAACCGAATCCACCTTGAAGACTACTATCAACGGTACAGACAGCACGGAAAGAAATATGTCGAGAAAGCCCTCATCGCCAATGGCTCCGGCCTTCATGGTGTCTGCGCCAGGCAAGGTTATCGTCTACGGCGAGCATGCCGTTGTCCACGGCAAGGCAGCCATGGCTGCGGCCATTTCCCTCCGGTCCTACCTTCTCGTCACAACGCTGTCCAAATCGCAGAGGACAATTACAATGAATTTTCGGGATATCGGTTTGGACCATACGTGGAACATTGACGAGCTGCCGTGGGACGTGTTCCACCACCCATCCAAAAAGAAGTTCTACTACGACCTGGTCACCTCCCTCGATCCGGAACTCGTCGCCGCAATCCAGCCCCACGCCGATGCTGTGTCCCCAGACAAACCAGAGGATGTGCGCAAGATCCATCGCCGATCCGCGTCCGCGTTCCTCTACCTGTTCCTTTCCCTCGGTTCGTCGCAGAACCCCGGCGCCATCTACACCCTCCGATCCACCATCCCCATCGGCGCAGGTCtcggcagcagcgccagcgtTTGCGTCTGTCTGAGCGCTGCGCTATTGCTCCAGATTCGCACCCTCGCTGGTCCCCATCCCGACCAACCTCCCGATGAGGCGGAAGTGCAAATCGAACGCATCAATCGCTGGGCGTTTGTCGGGGAGATGTGCACGCACGGGAACCCCAGTGGCGTGGACAACACGGTCTCCGCAGGCGGCAAGGCCGTGGTGTTCCGACGAGAGGACTACTCCAAGCCCCCGACTGTCACTCCGCTCCTTAACTTCCCCGAACTACCTCTCTTACTCGTTGACACACGACAATCCCGCTCAACTGCGGTCGAAGTGGCCAAGGTGGGCAAGCTGAAGGATGAGTATCCGGTCGTGACCGACTCCATTCTAGAGGCGATCGACCAGGTGACCTTAGCGGCACAACAGAAGATCCAGGAAATCAGCACCAATGGTATCTCATACCGAACTTTGGAGGACCTAGGTACCCTGATCCGCATCAACCATGGCTTCCTCGTCTCGCTGGGTGTCTCGCATCCTCGCTTGGAACGAATCCGCGAGCTTGTGGACTATGCCGACATTGGATGGACAAAGTTGACCGGTGCTGGAGGCGGCGGGTGCGCAATCACCCTTCTCCGTCCAGACATCAAAGAGGAGGCTGTCCGCGAGCTTGAAGAAAAGCTTTCCGCCGAAGGATTCGTCAAGTACGAGACGACGTTGGGAGGCGACGGCATCGGTGTCCTCTGGCCAGCTGTGCTTCGCAACGGCACCGACGAGGAAGGTGgcgaggagattgaccaGCAGAAGTTCGAGAACGCAGTCGGTACCGAGGGCATCGAGCGCCTCGTAGGCGTCGGCGTCCAGGAGAAGCGGGAAGGATGGAAATTCTGGAAACGGTCGCCTCGTTTCTCATGA
- a CDS encoding Zn(II)2Cys6 transcription factor — MRRVKKSRNGCARCKSKRVKCGEEKPHCSRCIRLGVKCPGYVQSLRWVTKFQEPDNDQTSISEASASRSIRSSDRRPSASPKSPVFIDSLPQVPLALDSSNLNSKRPEEPSETEVLETNGGGVLCDNLWDLQSTDSLPELTDLCPPSPASASPPISVPRRQSAALDFETPTNLASFFSAAGSELQHNSHLFSDFSPSTIIRTYSSSHSKPSLHDFTSIPQTLNNPSWTLIEYYFKEVAALFSSYDSQMNPFRSTVSRLWGSSLAMCKTMQSMAAATLVNDFPEFGPLGQRMRNEAVEIISKETTMDDKSLLALLMLGQTASWHDPKDLGVSFFNLLRKHLDVKAAESASHNRGNNHQFFEEALVYWEMLLSFVADDSAVLSGKSASGIGESVVLQRVPHPWTGIARDTQFTVQEVGRLIRAERKRVRARNFTSQVDIDQAQMAITRAQELEERLLGLAHPTEGEIVSPGDEETPVWHLLTMAEVYRCTGLLQLYRVFPDLLRHRLPSNKTLSSQTDQQSSATAPRDPFFCLDPDLSLEGMAWFSGPPFAQPESNVLSEPAASSTAHSDSYYSSWLTEFALITLSRLKTIPLESRTRCLQPFLLVASSSELRLPRVTPTEIPQDVDGPHLSSHAIEVSRMRRFVLGRLTSFMHVLPPKPISVCLQLVQEVWRRMDAGDSNVYWMDVMIEKGWETTMG; from the exons ATGCGACGAGTCAAAAAGTCCCGCAACGGTTGTGCGAGGTGTAAGAGCAAAAGG GTCAAATGTGGGGAAGAAAAACCACACTGTAGCCGATGTATCCGTTTGGGGGTGAAGTGCCCCGGATATGTCCAATCTTTGCGCTGGGTGACCAAGTTTCAAGAGCCTGACAATGATCAAACGAGCATCTCTGAAGCATCCGCATCCAGATCAATTCGATCCTCAGATCGGCGGCCGTCAGCTTCACCCAAATCGCCAGTCTTCATTGATTCCTTGCCACAGGTCCCGTTGGCCTTGGATAGTAGCAACTTGAATTCGAAGCGTCCAGAGGAACCATCTGAAACAGAAGTTTTGGAAACAAATGGCGGAGGTGTCTTGTGTGATAATCTCTGGGATCTCCAGAGCACAGACTCTCTTCCTGAGCTGACAGATCTTTGCCCTCCATCCCCAGCGTCAGCGTCGCCTCCGATATCAGTGCCACGACGGCAGAGCGCCGCACTTGACTTCGAAACGCCAACGAACCTTGCAAGTTTCTTTTCAGCAGCAGGATCAGAGCTTCAGCATAATTCTCATCTTTTTTCTGATTTCTCGCCTTCGACGATCATCCGCACGTATTCCTCATCCCATTCAAAGCCATCTTTGCACGATTTCACCTCGATTCCTCAAACGTTGAACAACCCTTCTTGGACTTTGATTGAATATTACTTCAAAGAGGTAGCCGCTCTGTTCTCTAGCTATGATAGTCAGATGAACCCATTCCGGTCGACTGTATCACGTCTCTGGGGCTCCTCTCTGGCCATGTGCAAGACTATGCAAAGCATGGCAGCAGCCACCCTGGTAAATGATTTTCCAGAATTCGGCCCCTTGGGACAACGTATGCGAAACGAAGCAGTGGAGATCATATCGAAAGAGACTACCATGGACGACAAGTCCCTGTTGGCTCTGCTTATGCTGGGCCAGACCGCTAGTTGGCACGACCCCAAAGATTTAGGCGTCTCCTTTTTCAACCTCCTTCGCAAGCATCTGGACGTCAAGGCTGCCGAATCTGCAAGTCATAATCGCGGTAATAACCACCAATTCTTCGAGGAGGCTCTCGTTTACTGGGAGATGCTTCTGTCGTTTGTCGCAGACGACTCGGCTGTGTTGTCTGGGAAATCTGCCTCGGGAATCGGTGAATCAGTCGTCCTCCAGCGAGTGCCTCATCCTTGGACGGGAATTGCCCGCGATACCCAGTTCACCGTCCAAGAAGTAGGTAGGTTAATTCGCgcagagaggaagagagttCGAGCCAGGAACTTCACCTCTCAGGTAGACATCGACCAAGCGCAGATGGCCATCACGAGGGCtcaagagctggaagaaaggCTGCTTGGCCTCGCTCATCCCACGGAAGGTGAAATCGTCAGTCCTGGCGACGAGGAGACACCAGTTTGGCATCTCCTCACCATGGCTGAGGTGTACCGCTGTACAGGCCTCCTGCAGCTGTATAGAGTCTTCCCCGATCTACTTCGCCATCGGCTTCCTTCCAATAAAACGTTGTCTTCACAGACAGACCAACAATCATCCGCTACTGCTCCCCGCgatcctttcttctgcttggacCCCGACTTAAGTCTCGAGGGCATGGCCTGGTTCTCCGGCCCTCCCTTTGCACAGCCGGAAAGCAATGTGCTGTCAGAgccagcagcatcaagcaCAGCCCACTCAGATTCTTATTACAGCAGCTGGTTGACAGAATTTGCACTCATTACTCTGTCCCGCCTCAAGACCATTCCCCTCGAATCCCGCACCAGATGTCTCCAACCATTTCTGCTCGTCGCATCGAGTAGCGAACTTCGCCTGCCACGTGTAACGCCGACGGAAATCCCTCAAGATGTAGATGGGCCCCATCTCTCATCGCATGCCATCGAGGTTTCCAGGATGCGCCGTTTCGTTCTCGGACGGTTGACTTCCTTTATGCATGTCCTGCCTCCGAAGCCAATCAGCGTCTGTCTTCAACTTGTACAAGAGGTGTGGAGACGAATGGATGCGGGAGACAGTAACGTATACTGGATGGATGTCATGATCGAGAAGGGCTGGGAGACGACGATGGGTTGA